The DNA region TTACATGCAATGCATTTAACAGTAGGCATGTTCAACACAAAAAGTCAAAATTCAACACTGCACATTGATATTGGTGATTAATCACCAGCAATTGTGAGTTTCAAGTTATGAATAGTAAATATTTATCATGTTTCTGAGCCTGAAGGCATTATCCATATTGATTAATGAATATTGGATTAGAGCAGCACGCCTTAAATGGCTGGCTACATTAATCAATGTAAAATGCTTTTATAGGCAGGGCTGTGTCTCAAATgcaaacattgtaaagtatcaACGTAAAACACAGAGTTCAAAGAAGTCATAGCACAGGGTTCATGGTTCATGTGTGTGTGAATCATAAATTGTGCTTATCAACCCATTGCCACAAAAGGCTGTCTCCCAATCCAGTAAGAAGGCATATAAAAATTTGGTAAAAAGATTTCAAATCTAAGTTGAAAGTGAGGGCATCCATGTTGCTCTCAGAGCTTTTACATGAAAGAATGATACAAGGTTGTCAAATTAATTTTATCCAAAAAGACACAATACACCCTCTACACACAAAGCAATGTCAACAAACATGAACTGGGTGTTGATCTACATGTAAGATTTTGTTCTCTAAATCATGAATACAGTTTTTATCAGACATGGTTTTATAAATCAATTGTCAATAGGACTGACCATCCCACTCTGTAATCACTGATAACAGTGAGCAAAATATGATAACAGAGGAGGATGTgggtactttaaaaaaattgtttagtcATACTTGAAGCAGAACTATGGTGCACACCACACCCATGCTCGCGATGCATTTGCCAACAACGCGTAAATTCTCAAGGTGGAGCGCATTTAGCCCAAAGGgcataataggagactttccaacgctaggtggcagcagacataccgggtaaatttccattgtttacgttgttctgaacatgcgcataattctgagaacaatggatttacccggtaagtctgctgccctctatcgtcccagaaagtctcccattgcaaatAAAAATGCTTTAGAAGCAGTTTTAGCTAATGTTCGCCAAAGTAAAATATAtaatggcaaaacaaaacacaaggcTATGATGGTACTAAGGGTAGGGCCTATATGCCTAATTCTTGAAAACCATGTAAATAATTGGTCACTCCAATCTAGCTGTTTTGCAATGTTCTACTTTGACCAGGATGTGGCAGATTGAAAAGCTACCTTTGGCTACCCAATAGATGAATTATGGCTAGAACTGAAAGCAATTTTCATTCCTGATGTGGGCAGATTTAATTTGCATTATCGCTGAAACTGTGACTCATAGACAGAACTTGCACTTTGTACTGCATTACCAAAACAACGTTTTCTGTGAGGACCCATTTTTCTCGATTTATAATTGAAACCTTATACTTTGAAGGCTGTTTTTAATTTCCAAATCAAATCTGGATTTAAAGAGGCATTTGAAATTCACCCAGGTTGTGGTGATAAATGTACTATGGGTAGGCCTAATGGGgcaattaaacaatatttcaactTGTGGATTTTGCTCTTTGCAAATTAACACATTAATCATCAGTACAATTTGGAACAGAGTTCTCCGAGACTCCTTGGGGATGTTTTGGGGGTTGGTTTAGAGCACCTGCCATGGTTTGAGTCAGGGCAGTTGTACTTTGATTGAGGGCAGTTAATTTCAGTCGGGCAATTTGATTGATCCGtctaacattttgttgtttataatgCAGTCTATGTCGTACAGTTTCAGGCAGCTATCAGAGTTGTTCTTTCGAAGGTTTCAGTTAACCTGTAAAATTAAgtcatgttttgaaaatttgtggGAAAAGTGTGTGAGTCGACTGCTCCAGATCTTTCAAAGAAATTTGAGACATTTTGCACATTGATCAATGGTCTTTCTTTGGATGgacgcttagcagaaactgaaGTCAAGCTTTCCTTCATCCATGGTCATTACAAATCAATACATTTATAAGCTTCTGTTCTTGGTATCAGCACAATATAATTGCACTTCTGCATTGAACAGATGCCCTTGGACTATCCAGTACCCAGTAAACACAGTTCATCACAGCACGGGAAATATGCATTTTCAGTTTTCACAAGTAATTTCCTCAGCACCTGATCCCTAACAATGTTTCGGCCATTCATATACAATTCATGGACTTGTCTGCCAATCCCCACCTTTCATACCCTATCAATACAATGCGCAGTATTAAATTATGAATGGACAGAGACCCCCATGTTTGCACTTTGCTCAGGTACACAAGAGTTTCGGCCACAGAATACCAAAGAGCAGAAATCCATTGTACCTTTGTACCCATTGGAATCAGCTGTAACTGGTAGCAGTATTGATTAGGGGCTTGTGGTAGTATGTCCTCTGCCTGTTCAGATGCAAATTTCTTCAGTAGGGGATTTAAATCCGCTTACAAAGTGTTGAATGAAGCTAACACATAAATGTACACAGGTCTACCTACAGTCCATTATGGGATTGTCACAGAGTTGTTGACGGATGCTTCTCAAACAGACCATTTAAAAGAGTGGACATTTCACTTTCTCGAGGTTTCCTTCAAAACCTACTTATATAAAGCTTGTGGCCAacattggcaattgtcaaagacaagtatccactctttgacaaaaaaatagcctatgaaatataaaaaaactaagTTGTTCATGTTTGCTGTGTTGTCataatagcccccccccccccgttatTATTTgcaaataagaaacctgtgaaagttttaaagCTCATCCATCACAATCATAAACAAAAACTCTCTTTCACCATGCTTTCACCGaatcaaatttaattgtttttataagtGTTGCGATCCAAAATTCTCCAAACTATCCGTGAATATAAGTCCTTCAAAAACCCTGAATTTATagcatttcaaacaaaataatgaatggAACAGGAAAGAACTCCTCGCGACcatcaaatatttttgcttgtaAATCTCCTCAATGCACTCCCTTTAAAGACTATTTTTTGTTGACGAAAAATCTACCCCACATTTTccaacttttaaaacacaaacttaCAGTGCAGTAAGCAACATGAAGGTTTTTAACAACTTTCTGATTTCTGTTTATTTGGAGGAAGAagttgacctacattcattacACTGCAAAATATTCTTGATAGCCAAAGATGCTTTATATTAGTGCACAGATTTGCAACTAGCAAAGTTCGACAAGTGTTTGAAACCAAgtgattaaaaagaaaatacatggTACACGTGACCAAGAGCATGCAGCTTTTcacaatttttctttcattatcaatCAATACAGTCCAATTTTCATATTGCTATTCAAGAATCCTGGCAGGGGACAAATTGTGACCTTCACTAGTGCATTGAGTTTTCAACTCTGAGCAATAAACACCCCAATGCATGCCCATGAGCCTTTTGGTTTGGTGATCATTAAACCATGAAGAATTTTaaacataaagaaaacaaaatttcctGGTAGAGTGGGACTTGGAGTGAAATTGCTCTGGAGCAGTTAAAGAAGGATTGTTTTTGTGCTGGGGTAGTGGGGCAGTACTGCATTTGGACCACAGTAGGGGGTTGGAGAAGTTTTGTCTTTTTTGCACGTAGACCCTGGACAATTTCCAAATGACTGGCTGTGGTACTACAGTGGCACAGATATTCTGCGGTCTGTGGTGTGACCCCTGACCCTTTGATAGTATTTTTGTTGTCAAGTTAACAACATAaatattatcttttttttatgtaggttttttgtttcatggttAACAGGTTCGTCTCagtgataattttgttttgtaagaaaGTATCAACCAGTTTgattcaatgtttttaaaagctgTAGGCCTAATatgcagtataaaaaaaaataataaaaaaaagttctctaatatacataatctacccagtgagtaggtatacacccatggtgttaccgcaaaccaaataatacaacaaataaacCATTAACACTACCATAGTGTTAAAGGTATTTTGaggaaattttttattttttattaagatgTGGTGGGATTCTGTTTACTCCATTCTTTCATTTTATCAGCTGTTATTTCAACCATGAATCACACAACTGTATAACGGGCACGGCACATTCACATATAACCCTAGAACACGATGCAGACATTGAGAGCAAATATTTGCTGACTGTAAACTGATTAAACTCAGAAAAAGGGGTGTGTAGTTAGGGAATACAATATGATTATTCTGGTTATTGTTGGTGTTGTATGTTGAATGATTGCCATGGAAATATGAAAGGGAGTGTATAATCTGAGAATTtaagcttcaggcatgaagacTTCTCAatcatctgaaatcacacaatttttattattttctgtcCATTATGATGACCACTTTGGCTCatattttcactggtttgttttttaatgcaatAATTAGTATACAGTAAGGATACTGGTATTTGGCAAGTACCAatataccttgcctttaaaaaGATGAGAAGTACTTTTAAAAGACCagtccccccccctttttttattatctttccTCTTTCTTCAGTTATAAATTTTGAGTGACATCTGTTATGATCTAGATGGGGAACATTCAATGAAGGGTAATTTAACTCGATTGCCAATCCTTAATTTCAACAAGTTTCTTGTTTTGTCTCAACAGAATTCCATCCGCCATAATCTCTCCTTAAACAAGTGCTTCATGAAGGTGCCGCGAAGGAAAGACGAGCCCGGGAAGGGTGGTTTCTGGCAGATCGACCCCGCCCATGCAGACCTCCTGGAAAATGGCATCTTCAAGAAGCGCCGTACCAGCTCCTCCAGAGATTTCAACACAGAGAACATCAAGAGAATCAAGATTGAGCCGTTGGACGATTACGAGACGTGTCCCGTCGAGAAACAACACCACAGTCGGAAACAGTCCGCACCCAAGAAGAAGTCGTACGACCTTGACGGTTCGTTTAAATTCAGACCTCTTCAGTTGAACAGCTTTGGGGATGCCGATTTCTCGGATTCCGATGACAATCTGCCTAGTGCTGTCCTTCGGGACGACTTCGGATGGAACTCCATCTTCCAATCTGAGATTGACATTGACGGGATCAAGGTTAAGACGGAGGATATCTTAGACGATGAAGCTCAGCAGAACCGATGTTTGTCACCGTGCCTTCAGATTAGTCCCCCACCTTCAAATGAAGGGGGTGAGCAATTAGGCTTGCAGAATCTAGAGGACTGCCTCGACTTGTCAATCAgcggggttcaaatcccgcgACCCGCGTGGTTCGAGGATCAATTCAGGGAACTAGACTATACAGCGGAGGAGGCGCGCATGCTCTTTGATGATATTGACCTGCCGCCCTCGCCGGACAGTTCGATCAATGACCAACAATCGCATCCCTGGGCGGAGGCCGGCGGGCCTGTCTCGTTTGATATGGAAGATCTTCTTGATTTCAGGAGCATTCCGGGTGAAGACATGCCGTGGGATCTTTCTCttcatcaacctctaccctcgtcGTGAGGGGGTTTGTTAAGAGACTAATTTATAGACTATTAGTGTCCTATTCACAGTGCCTAAATTATGTTGTCCGATATTGAAAGTGGCAAAAAAGCATCTGGTCAGAATCACATACCAGGGACCGGAGATTGTGCCAATTGTAGAGAAATTAACTCTATCACTCGAATCTATTCAATCATGAGCTTCAATAAAATCATGTCTGAAGATCCTGACCAATCATGTTTACACTCGGTTAAaaatcatgcaagtaagttaaagTACAAGATAAATTCTACTATTCTACCTTCCCCTCTTAAAAATCAAGAAAACTTAAAGTGCAAATATAACTTTAGAGCAAAAAGACAGCAGTCTGAAGTATCAATCTCCatgtgaattgtttttttgctgaaatgttTTCTTGAAGAATGAATCTTTGCTTTTATATGGGTCGGAATTTTAATAGAATTTCAACCCTGATCATGGACAGTGGTATGACATGGGATCCATAAGAGACAAGCAGCACACTGACTGGTGTGTACATTACAAAGGATTATGAACTAGCTAACCCAAACAATTTGCATACAATATTGCTACACGATTTTCCGTGTTCATTCAATTGCTGTGAAGTTGGGGCAATGGAGCTAAAATTCAGGCCACATTTAGTTCTTAgagttgcttaaaggaacacgttgccttggatcggtcgagttggtctttgaaaagcgttctgtagccgtctgttattaaatgcatatgggtagaaagatgatgtaaaagtagaatacaatgatctacacaaacatgacttgaaatggcgtggttttccttttacctcgtcgacaaacacagtttgccatttatgggagtcaaattttttactcccataaatggccgaccgtgttagttcccaaagtaaaaggaaaaccgtgcaattttgagtgatacttgtgtggataactactttttaaacatttttccaaccatatgcatttcataacaattggtaacaaacggtttcaaacgctttttatagaccaactcgtccgattcaaggcaacgtgttcctttaaacgtaCAGTGGTGCTTAAAATGTTTCTGCATAGCAAATGGTACACCTAATACAgtattttgcctggtaaccttattctggtaagcacaattgtgctttataagcagctctatgaaattaagctCAGTTTGAATGGAAACAGTAGACCCCTTGATAGTTTTGGAAAATCAATGCTTTACACACCATATTGGTGTTCAGAGAAACCCTCCCTTTTAATTACCCGGGCGGcttttctgtaaaataaaagACATGTTATGAGCGAGGCTGGAACTCTCTCCTTGTGTTTGCAGTGTGCACATAGTATCATGCAGGTGTTCTAATAGTAGCGGACTGCATGGTGCATTATTAATAAGAAGAGAAAATGTAAATATCGCGTCTTGCCTGGTGCAACCTATAACAAATCACCATAGAGTATATTATCAACTAATTGTACAGCGTGTGTATTACGTGCAGCAGCCGTTATTGTTTGCTAAATTAAGTGTGAGTTActtttttgtgttatttatATGTTGCAATGGAATCAATGGAAAACCATTTTATtaagtttgaaatttgttaCACCATTCAATTAAAAGCTTTGTTTGGCTGGCTGAGTTTGTTTTCTACAATTatgtgtttttgaaattgaCCTATTTCTAGGGGAGATGGGGATGTGTCAGCAAAAATAAAATGCTGATATGCAGCGGTATGAATGTTCCATGGGACTTCTTAAGTCTTATTAGAGGTAAAATGATGGTGAAACAATAGAAACGCACAGCTGAGTAAGCGCTGCGCACAAGATTTGCCAATGAGTAACCTTCTTTTTACCTCAAGGGGATGGTGCCCTACTCAAATGGCGTCATATCGCATGGTCTACTTGAAAGAAAACAGTACTGAACTATGACTTGTTGACAATTAAGAACCCTCCTACttttgtaaacattatttttctcAGCAACTTCTCAACCATCCAGAACCATCATTTCAACTTGAAGGGTTTTGTATGATGGTGCAACTGTGCACAGAACCAACATCTGTATTCACAGTGACATGCAATATATAGGGGCATCTAGGATTCAAAAATCACACCGTGGAATGGTCAGACAGGGATGGTCACAAGATCTTTAATATAGACCCCTTTATTGATAATGTCATGGTTTGTATACTGTATTAAGCAAGTGCCCTGCATTGTGGACAGTCGTGCAGGGacacagttttaaattattcttcaaaagtggtttaaaaaactgtgacgtcatcagcaaAAAGGTATTTTAAAGATGATAACAACTAGACGCCAAAGCAATTCATGGGAATAAGTTGGCAAAGAATTGTTTATCTTAGATTAGACCCCAATATTGGAACTAATGCAAAATGAAGTTATATCAATTTTCACTGCAATGCAGATCCAATTCTTCACATAAAATAATGTCTAATCGTGTGCCTTTGTATTTTTAACAAGTCCGTCCAAGAGAGTTTTTATTGCACAATGAGAACATTCATTGTCTTGagagatgaaataaaacaattgatcAATAATTAAGAATGAACAGAgtgtattttatgtttattgtcTGTGTGTGTTTGGAATTTAGTTTTGATTGCTTTATGAAAGTGTAGCTATCCCAGAAGTAACCCATCAGTTTTTAGCTTGCTTTGTGCAACAATCATTATGGTGTTTACTGGTTTGTTGTTATgggtgtttgtttgcttgtcggggtgtttgtttgtttgatgggGTGTTGGTCTGTTTTGTACAGCATGTAAacagaaaaacagtttttaagacACTGTAACTGCTACTCATAAAAGCTTTGAATcgttattaattttttactcTCAAAAACTCAAGCGGGTCCTGATGTCAAGGGGGTTGCCGGTgccgcatgcaattatgtcctctctgcaatactatccgggggacattattgcatatgcctGGACGccgctgcataatgcaattgtgtccgcccggacacatttgcatatgcggttgtgtccgccccgtgcaaaaccttGCTTGCAGTATAAATTAAACggccttggtcgacggaacacgttcgccatttttgtGCCTGACATGGGAAACATTCGGCCGTTGggttgcatagccccggacacgattgcatatgcaaaagtgtccgtagcggacagtattgcatggccgAACAATTGCATCCCACACCAGCATGCCCCTTTAGTAATACACATGTAACAATCTCTACCTGAAGACAGCAGAATGgatgttcgaaacgtcgagatcacactggctcttttcagagccaacactcatccAAAAGCGATTTTATGTATGGTTGAAttgtatccgcaagtttactattaatttcattaacaattttttatctATCAATCTTCATATTAAAGCCACTTTTTTTCCTCAATAATTGCGAGCACAAATGCAgggcacaaataaaaaaaagactactcttcacatgtgtgtatctcaacgtatgcataaaacaacaaagctgtgaaaatttgagctcaatcggtcgaaagaaaaaacacccatgtcacacgaggttgtgtgctttcagatgcttgatttcgagacctcaaaatctaaacctgaggtctcgaaatcaaattcgtggaaaattacttctttctcgaaaactacattacttcagagggagcccttttctcacaatgtattgtactatcaacctctccccatcaatcaagtaaggtttttatgataatgattattttgagtaattaccaatagtgtccactgcctttaatggcatTCCAGGTTTACTTGATTTTCAAAGTAGGCTCTAACAGAGAGTCCCGCAAGAAATATACCTGCCGGGAACCTTATGAAGGTTACGCTATTTCTACCTCTGTAATTAAAAACCAATCAGCTTCTATTGCCTAATTAATGTTTGACCAATTGACTTGGCTTTTTAATGAGAAAATGGTTTCCTACGTAAGCGCGTATGGGTCCCATGCATGTTGTCTCTTCTTGTTTAAACACAATCAGCCATGTGGTTTCACACCAAAGCTCAACCCCAACGAGTAAGGAATGCAATCAGCAACTGCTGTAGTAAAGGGCAAGATCAGCTAATATTGAACAtcctgtttgttttattgattcACTGCTACTGAAGTAATTATAGCTATTACTCGGAAAAGTCAGTTGGGATCCTCAGGAGGGCAATTAAATTGTAAGAGGTTGTTTTTCTCTGGCACAATTTGATTGTAGAATGATTCGACCATAAAATGGTCTGGTATGATATTTTAAGGCAAAGTAGCCGACATCATTGTTGTTTGAATTGGAAGAATGAACTCGAATCCATCCTTCATAACTATTTTTGTTACAACCAAACTGTAaacaatcaattattttgagtaattaccaataaacGAGTTTTCAGATTTATTTATACAATAATTAGAAAACAATCATGGAAGGTCACTTTACCTTATTCCTATGTTGATGTCTCCTTATGTTGAATTAGAGGGCGTCTTCAGACTCAAAAGCCACAGAGTTTACACAGAAGCCTTGGTTCTCACGGCGTGCATCTTGAAGCTCAATCTCAGTTTTAATCTAAAGTTCTAGACAACTTTACCATGGATCTGTGTTATCTTTTCTGTCTCGTAATCAGCTGTTCCCCTTTACCTCGGGGCCTATTGGTGCAAAGTTCCACTTTTACTATGAGCCGCGGGGTAACCAATGGTTGTTCGACAAGACAGTCAGTGCAGTTCGGTTTTTGATTTACCGGCAAATCGGGCACTCACTCCTCATGCAGTCTTCACGGGTGTCGTGTTCGCAGTCAGTCTTGCTCGTAAActagaggtttttttttcaaaaagcatACAGTGATGGAAATAGAGCAAATTTGTAGAATGGAATGCTCATTTTGTTACCGCCGAACCTCTCAAATGGGGCAGGTAAACATAAGAGAATAAATCAACCATGCTTGATGGTTTTTAAACTCAAATTCCAAGCATACCGAAACTGTTCGGACAAGGTACATTAGTCCAGCTGTATCACGGCAGGCAATTCCCACGAAATGCAACGTCTGCGGGCTTTTGCCTCTCTTCCCCTGGTCATCCAATCATCAACATTCAGACTAGAAATTCTTCCCGACACCAATTTTATATCCTATTATTGTAGCCATTGATGCAGTATCATCCATTTGGCAAGCAGGAAAAGGTGTCGACGGCATCCAAAACGATAAatatttcaacatttcaaaatgGTTGCTGGATCGTACGGGTGCCGTTAGCAAAACAGCTCGGCAGGACAGGGTAGACATTTTGACATGCACAGAACACAGAAGAGTGGAATTCCAATACAACAAAGCAATGGAAGTGTCTTGATTTAGCAAGTGTTTGCCTTTTGTTCACTTCTCATTCCTCAGATTATAGAACAAGAATGTCACAAGAatgtccccgatgcaaatttaacatctattataagaaTGTCACATGAAGGTGATACGCCTGACTACGCAGAACTTCGTTTTACCTCCATGGGTCATGCAAGAAACAGTCTTTAAAACAGCCTTTTTCATGAAGAATGAAAACATCAGAAGGCTGTACTTTTCACTTCCAGCAAATTTCAAATGGCAATTTCTGTAATTGTTACTTCTGATCGCAGTTGTGCTTCCATCGACAGTCTGTGCGCCATTTTCCAGATTCTTAAATCATCATTAAGCATTTGAATTGAACGAAACCGGACAGAAAGTCAGAATTGACCCTGATTCCATTTGTATTAGGCCTGACCCCGACCTGACCCCAACCTGACCCATTCCCGGGTCACACTGACCTGGAAAGTGGTAACAACATGAGATTTTAACTGGGGTTGTGTGTCACATCAACCGGAGGGGCTTcatgacacccccccccccaccctccctTACGTCAATTTGTTTCAGTGAAAACCAGTGTTTCGGTTTTTAAGCGTTAACCATAATGTGAAGCTTTGGGAAATTGTGGTTCATTCATTTTGAAGAATGTTTGTTCCCGTCTTCTTGATTCTGAGGAAAgagtttcttttcagaaccaacacttgtCGTTGTACTCGCAAGTTGTTCTTACTGTGAAACAGTGTCCTTCACCAGATGGGTACATAacaactttattattattattattttttttgggggggggatgggggggggcaAAGAATAAAGTATGTTAttagatttttgaaaaaacttgTCATGCATTTGAATTTGGAGTATTGTACAATGGGTATACAATTTATGCGCGATTTATCGTTTTTGTGGAAATCTCTAATTGTTATATACGATTCGAGGTATTGTATGCCGGCATGCTTCGATATAAACGCCCAACataattatattatacttttgaCTTGGAGAAATATCACTTGCGATTGGTATACTAATTTATTAGATCTCGTCCTGCATAAGTCTTTATAGAGAACAAAATGCATAAACTacgaaaagaacaaacaaagtgAACTACAACCAGTCGATAATACTCTTATGAAAGTAGCCTCAACAAACAGACGCTTGGCAATGTAAAAATAGCACTGCTTTATTCGTTCTGAGACATAGTTTTCACTTGGCGTGAGTGTTGGCAAACAGCCCCTGTTGACAGAAAGTTGTCGGTGGCAGGCTGACGAGTTTCGGGGGCGGGGTGGATAGTTCCGGACAATGGGTGGAAGATTAAACATGAATTGCAAACATCATGATGCAATACAAAACTCatgtggaaactattggtaattactcaaaaaaattattagcataaaacctttcttggtgacgagtaatggggagaggttgatagtataaaacattgtgagaaacggctccctctgaagtgccatagttttcgagaaagaaggaattttccacgaatttgatttcgagacctcagatttagaacttgaggtctcgaaatcaaccatctaaacacacacaacttcgtgtgataatggtgtttttttctttcattattatctcgcaacttcgatgaccgattgagctaaaattttcacaggtttgttattttatgcatatgttgagatacaccaagtgagaaggctagtatttgacaattaccaatagtgtccactgtctttaaggcactaaacattattggtaattactcggtGAActatttcccttgtatagcacaaaatgtgtcagtagctcaaaaataataatttgctaCTCAATTGCGGttcaaatattttgctatgcaaaagcttgtgcttgatgaaatcgttccctggtactcaaaataagtgttagcatacaaactttatTGGTATTACGAGCAAAGAAGAGCTGTTGAACGAACATAAAACATGGTAAGAAACGGTTCCATGTGATGTAACTTATAGTTcctgagaaagaggttatttctcactcaaataaaacacttcagctaaagtattttgttatgcatctaaaagcaagattgttctttctttcactTTTCTCTTGTTcataggtttgtaattttatatacataatttatgttgggatacaccaagtgtcaagtgagaatactgatctaaacgtgtccagtgcctttaaaaacctcCCACCTAATTTAATATCTCTAAAGCAGTAAACTCGAACCCGTTAAATGCAAAGTAAGAGAAGCTAAGCTCGAAGCTTACCATGAATAATTTATATCTGTGTATAAGGTTATCGGGAGTCATCAGCTTGGCCATTTTTAATCCTTATAAGTATTTAAGGTGACACTACGATGTGTGAGTATGTAGGAAGGGTTTTCTAAGGTGTACGTCCACCAAAGTGAGAGGACCCGATACCTCTTTTGTGTAATGAAGCAAAGGAGTTGACAATGGGCATGTTCTACTGACGTCTTCATCAAAAACGCGTCTCAACGTGTCTTAGTTTGCTTTGTGCTTCAGCAAGATCATCAGAAAAAACCGGGGTATAGGGTCGGGTTGGATGGGGAGATTTTGCAATGTACTCGACAAAATAATGATCGTgaaacttaaagacaatggacactattggtaattgtcaaagaccagtcttctcacttggtgtatctcaacatatgcataaaataacaaacctgtgaaaatttgagcttgattggtcgtcggagttgcgagataactatggaacaaacaaaaacaccgttgtc from Asterias rubens chromosome 7, eAstRub1.3, whole genome shotgun sequence includes:
- the LOC117292144 gene encoding forkhead box protein J1-B-like, whose protein sequence is MATTLITVPIKDAAHRFKQTWLSGHHSPQQHNDSSTGSNEATDSLDDSLTSLNWLQNLRIMRIQQPTPPTSPSPLASACQRLNTTITIQNHKSPNGMVRVAKTTQEEAKAFSRIGTHHTTATSIDQVDYKTNQYVKPPYSYATLIWMAMKASKKNKITLSAIYKWITDNFKYYQTADPSWQNSIRHNLSLNKCFMKVPRRKDEPGKGGFWQIDPAHADLLENGIFKKRRTSSSRDFNTENIKRIKIEPLDDYETCPVEKQHHSRKQSAPKKKSYDLDGSFKFRPLQLNSFGDADFSDSDDNLPSAVLRDDFGWNSIFQSEIDIDGIKVKTEDILDDEAQQNRCLSPCLQISPPPSNEGGEQLGLQNLEDCLDLSISGVQIPRPAWFEDQFRELDYTAEEARMLFDDIDLPPSPDSSINDQQSHPWAEAGGPVSFDMEDLLDFRSIPGEDMPWDLSLHQPLPSS